One window of the Paenibacillus beijingensis genome contains the following:
- a CDS encoding MFS transporter has product MNVQAKKKRDLLALASIPLIMTLGNSMLIPVLPVIQNKLGISPLQSSMLITVYSVMAIVLIPLAGYMSDRIGRKAVIIPSLILAGIGGAVCGAAAGLSSDAYSIILFGRVLQGIGAAGAMPIVMPLVGDMFRSEEQVSAGLGLIETSNTFGKVLSPIAGSALAALIWSVPFWAIPVMCLISILLVIFMVKAPKKKERKPPPASLFLKTTLQLYKDKSRWLTALFAIGGIGMFILFGLLFYLSETLEGTYRMKGVLKGFVLAIPLAALCTASFVTGKVIGRRKKLMKWLTTGSFVLSAAAILSCLPFEAVAARIAFLSAAGLGIGIALPCLDALLTEGIDKKQRGTISSLYSSMRFAGVAAGPPVASLLMRHATPVLFWFMACASAAAGLIALSAIRPGERKQPVPGRKLAGGGAASP; this is encoded by the coding sequence ATGAACGTGCAAGCGAAAAAAAAAAGGGACCTGCTTGCGCTGGCCTCCATTCCTTTGATTATGACGCTCGGCAACTCCATGCTCATTCCCGTCCTGCCGGTCATTCAGAATAAGCTTGGAATCAGTCCGCTGCAGTCCAGCATGCTGATTACCGTTTACTCCGTCATGGCCATCGTTCTCATTCCGCTGGCAGGATACATGTCCGACCGCATCGGCCGCAAAGCCGTTATTATTCCAAGCCTCATTCTGGCCGGAATTGGCGGTGCGGTATGCGGTGCGGCTGCGGGGCTTTCATCGGATGCCTACAGCATCATCCTCTTCGGCAGAGTGCTGCAGGGCATCGGAGCCGCCGGCGCGATGCCGATTGTGATGCCGCTGGTCGGGGATATGTTCCGCAGCGAGGAACAGGTGAGCGCCGGACTCGGGCTCATCGAAACGTCCAACACATTCGGCAAAGTGCTCAGCCCGATCGCCGGTTCGGCGCTTGCCGCCCTGATCTGGTCCGTGCCGTTTTGGGCCATTCCGGTAATGTGCCTCATTTCGATTCTGCTTGTCATCTTTATGGTGAAAGCGCCGAAGAAAAAAGAGCGGAAGCCGCCTCCGGCAAGCTTGTTCCTCAAAACAACGCTCCAGCTGTACAAGGACAAATCCCGCTGGCTTACCGCCTTGTTCGCCATCGGCGGAATCGGCATGTTCATCCTGTTCGGGCTCCTGTTTTATTTGTCGGAAACACTCGAAGGGACGTACCGGATGAAGGGCGTGCTTAAAGGCTTCGTACTGGCCATTCCGCTGGCGGCGCTGTGTACCGCTTCCTTTGTGACGGGCAAAGTAATCGGCAGGCGCAAAAAGCTGATGAAATGGCTGACAACCGGGAGCTTTGTACTGTCCGCTGCGGCCATTCTCAGCTGCCTTCCGTTCGAAGCCGTCGCGGCGCGCATCGCCTTCTTGAGCGCAGCGGGACTCGGCATCGGCATCGCGCTCCCCTGCCTTGACGCTCTCCTTACCGAAGGCATCGACAAGAAGCAGCGCGGCACGATCAGTTCCCTTTACAGCAGCATGCGCTTCGCCGGGGTTGCGGCCGGACCGCCCGTCGCTTCGCTGCTGATGCGTCATGCGACGCCCGTCCTCTTCTGGTTTATGGCCTGCGCCAGCGCGGCCGCCGGCCTCATTGCGCTCTCTGCGATCCGTCCCGGCGAACGGAAGCAGCCCGTCCCGGGACGAAAGCTTGCCGGCGGCGGGGCGGCCAGTCCTTAG
- a CDS encoding aspartate/glutamate racemase family protein, giving the protein MKTIGLIGGMSWESSSEYYRIINEEVKSKLGGLHSAKCLLYSVDFAEIERYQAEGDWERAGILLGNAARSLELAGAEMIVLCTNTMHKVIGHIEEKVSVPILHIADATAKHIQKSNLSLVGLLGTKYTMEQDFYKSRIEAHGIKVLIPGDEDRDVINKVIYEELCLGKILPSSKDYYKQVIQKLVAAGAEGIILGCTELGLLVKQADSEVPLFDTTLIHAVELVQKALEE; this is encoded by the coding sequence CTGAAAACGATCGGTCTTATCGGAGGAATGAGCTGGGAGTCATCGTCAGAATATTATCGGATCATAAACGAAGAAGTGAAAAGCAAATTGGGAGGATTGCATTCCGCCAAGTGTCTATTATATAGCGTGGACTTTGCGGAAATTGAACGTTACCAGGCCGAAGGCGATTGGGAAAGGGCGGGCATATTGCTAGGCAATGCCGCTCGTTCTTTGGAATTGGCCGGCGCAGAGATGATCGTCCTTTGTACGAACACGATGCACAAGGTTATCGGACATATAGAAGAGAAAGTCAGCGTGCCGATCTTACATATTGCGGACGCAACAGCAAAGCATATTCAAAAGTCAAACCTGAGCCTGGTTGGATTGCTTGGCACGAAGTATACGATGGAGCAAGACTTTTATAAATCACGGATTGAAGCTCACGGGATTAAAGTTTTGATACCTGGCGATGAGGACAGAGATGTGATCAATAAAGTCATTTATGAAGAGTTGTGTTTAGGAAAAATTCTGCCATCATCAAAGGACTATTACAAACAGGTTATCCAAAAACTGGTTGCAGCCGGAGCCGAAGGAATCATCCTTGGCTGTACCGAACTCGGGTTATTAGTGAAACAAGCGGATTCGGAAGTTCCGCTGTTTGACACGACGCTCATCCATGCTGTGGAATTAGTTCAAAAGGCATTGGAAGAATAA
- a CDS encoding Fur family transcriptional regulator: MQERIEEVKRKLAETGHKLTMQREATMRVLIEHEEAHMTAEDVYMHLKQTCPDIGLATVYRTLELLSEIQIVEKVNFGDGAARFDLRSSDRAHHHHHMICRECGQVEEIHEDWLLAMESRVEREYGFTVIDHRLDFQGICASCRSAAAKAGRAVS; encoded by the coding sequence ATGCAAGAACGGATTGAAGAAGTGAAGCGGAAGCTGGCGGAGACGGGACATAAGCTGACAATGCAGCGCGAAGCGACGATGCGGGTGCTGATCGAACATGAGGAAGCTCATATGACTGCGGAGGATGTATACATGCATCTGAAGCAAACGTGCCCGGACATTGGTCTGGCTACCGTTTACCGGACGCTGGAGCTGCTCAGCGAGATTCAAATCGTGGAAAAAGTCAATTTCGGCGACGGCGCCGCCCGCTTCGATTTACGGAGCAGTGACCGGGCCCACCACCACCATCATATGATCTGCAGGGAATGCGGCCAGGTGGAGGAAATTCACGAGGATTGGCTGCTGGCGATGGAAAGCCGGGTCGAGCGGGAATACGGCTTTACGGTGATCGATCACCGGCTCGATTTTCAGGGCATATGCGCCTCCTGCCGGAGCGCGGCTGCCAAAGCGGGCCGGGCCGTTTCGTAA
- a CDS encoding oxidoreductase, giving the protein MSINVGLIGYGLSGSVFHAPLIDAVDGLTLTGVVTSRTEEVRRDYPDVPVFHDVEPLLASGVQLVVVASPNTLHEEHARKAILAGKHVVVEKPFTITSEEGAGLIALAKENGVMLTVFQNRRWDNDFLTIRQVLDSGALGRISLYEAHYDRFSPEVNAEKRWRERALPGSGILYDLGAHLIDQALVLFGLPDSVQADLRREREGAQAVDSFHVILGYRQTRVIVRAGSLVRMRGPRYVIHGDTGSFMKSGLDPQEEQLKRGLRPADPDWGCDKPESYGELTTSVGELTAQSKVETVRGSYESFYRGVVEAISSGAPAPVLPEEALETIRIIEAAERSAEQKRTILLTEQPV; this is encoded by the coding sequence ATGAGCATTAACGTCGGGTTGATTGGGTACGGTTTGTCGGGCTCGGTCTTTCATGCTCCTTTAATTGATGCGGTGGACGGGTTAACGCTTACGGGAGTCGTCACCTCCCGGACGGAAGAAGTGAGGCGCGATTATCCGGATGTTCCGGTATTTCACGATGTCGAGCCGCTGCTGGCGAGCGGGGTGCAGCTCGTTGTGGTAGCCAGTCCGAATACGCTGCACGAAGAACATGCGCGCAAAGCGATTTTGGCCGGAAAACACGTTGTCGTGGAGAAGCCTTTTACGATTACGTCGGAAGAAGGGGCAGGGCTTATTGCACTGGCGAAGGAGAACGGCGTCATGCTGACGGTATTTCAAAACCGGCGCTGGGACAACGACTTTCTGACGATCCGCCAGGTGCTGGACTCCGGCGCTTTGGGCCGCATCTCGCTTTATGAAGCCCACTACGACCGCTTTTCGCCCGAGGTCAATGCGGAAAAGCGTTGGAGAGAGCGGGCGCTGCCGGGCTCGGGCATTTTGTACGATCTTGGCGCCCATCTGATCGATCAGGCGCTTGTCCTGTTTGGCCTCCCGGACTCGGTCCAGGCCGATCTGCGGCGGGAGCGGGAAGGAGCGCAGGCGGTGGACAGCTTCCATGTCATTCTCGGTTACCGGCAAACGCGCGTCATCGTTCGCGCAGGCTCGCTTGTCCGGATGCGGGGACCGCGATATGTCATTCACGGCGATACGGGCAGCTTCATGAAGAGCGGTCTCGATCCGCAGGAGGAGCAGCTCAAGAGAGGCCTTCGGCCGGCCGACCCCGATTGGGGCTGCGACAAGCCGGAAAGCTACGGTGAGCTGACGACGTCCGTTGGCGAGCTGACGGCCCAGTCCAAAGTGGAGACGGTCCGCGGCAGCTACGAGTCGTTTTACCGCGGCGTTGTGGAGGCGATTTCATCCGGCGCACCGGCTCCGGTACTGCCGGAAGAAGCGCTCGAGACGATTCGAATTATAGAGGCGGCGGAAAGGAGCGCCGAACAGAAACGCACGATCCTATTGACCGAGCAGCCGGTTTAG
- a CDS encoding winged helix-turn-helix domain-containing protein has protein sequence MRQTDFPAAEREDATDERRLPSKLEADKNSSAAFLQSPFLCAQTRRIVVVSPFPTHLHELIRDLSADCYDVLVFHRVDDFVLNDLQSDIYVVDGTHPALLEADPGIRRFAASPDKRERSLLVCPDDGIGPAAADDESGELLGLETVAASAALARIREMMLSLPDAPAAEASGAFHFKDLYVDTRKMVVTRDGRRIDLTKTEFELLRGFLDSAGAVRTREEMMEHLWDSSFLGGSNVVDVHVKSLRKKLGDSAVSPKYIETVRGVGYRLAD, from the coding sequence GTGCGGCAGACAGATTTTCCGGCAGCAGAGAGGGAGGACGCGACCGATGAACGGAGGCTTCCTTCAAAACTTGAAGCGGACAAAAATTCGTCTGCGGCCTTCCTCCAATCTCCCTTCCTGTGCGCCCAGACGCGCAGAATCGTGGTCGTCAGCCCGTTTCCGACTCATCTTCATGAGCTGATCCGGGATTTGTCCGCGGATTGTTACGACGTGCTCGTGTTTCACCGCGTCGACGATTTTGTGCTGAATGATCTGCAGTCGGACATCTATGTGGTGGACGGCACGCATCCCGCCCTGCTGGAGGCGGATCCCGGAATCCGCCGGTTTGCCGCGTCTCCGGACAAGCGGGAGCGCTCGCTGCTCGTCTGTCCGGATGATGGGATCGGTCCCGCCGCGGCGGATGATGAAAGCGGCGAATTGCTGGGCCTTGAGACTGTTGCGGCAAGCGCCGCTCTTGCGCGCATTCGCGAGATGATGTTATCCCTCCCGGACGCTCCCGCTGCCGAGGCCTCCGGAGCCTTTCATTTCAAAGATTTATATGTCGATACCCGCAAAATGGTCGTTACCCGGGACGGAAGACGCATTGATCTGACCAAGACGGAATTTGAACTTCTGCGCGGATTTCTCGACTCGGCGGGAGCGGTCCGCACGCGCGAGGAAATGATGGAGCATTTATGGGACAGCAGCTTCCTCGGCGGAAGCAACGTTGTCGATGTGCATGTCAAAAGCTTGCGCAAAAAGCTGGGCGACAGCGCCGTCTCGCCGAAGTACATCGAAACCGTGCGCGGCGTCGGATACCGGTTGGCGGACTAA
- a CDS encoding FTR1 family iron permease — translation MNVQAFLITFREAFEAILIVGIIVTYLKRIGQTRWIKWVLAGTGLAVLASAAVALIFQIVLTGYAAIGSQNYLRIGILFVSAGLLTHMILFMSKQTANMRGALESKFALLLTAGGALNMVFHSFLVTLREGVETVFFFAAISGGDIGKALQSWGALLGIVAAFALGHVVFRSTRKIPLGSFFRAIGFFLLLVAAGLIVQAVAVLQDMRIIGSVYTTAGGEIGHLYNLAWLLPEHPIDEAHYIADTGQHPLLPGQMGVFFKAFLGYSQSPSVEEFLIYWLYLFTVLAVLARKRKLAAQNTEAAPATSIHTA, via the coding sequence ATGAATGTACAGGCTTTTCTGATCACGTTTCGGGAAGCGTTCGAGGCGATTCTCATCGTCGGCATTATCGTCACCTACTTGAAACGGATCGGCCAGACGCGCTGGATCAAGTGGGTGCTGGCCGGCACCGGCTTGGCCGTACTGGCCAGCGCCGCAGTAGCGCTTATCTTCCAGATCGTGCTGACGGGTTATGCGGCGATCGGCAGCCAGAATTATTTGCGCATCGGCATTTTGTTCGTTTCCGCCGGCCTGCTTACCCATATGATCCTGTTTATGAGCAAGCAGACGGCAAACATGCGCGGCGCCCTGGAATCCAAGTTTGCGCTTCTGCTCACGGCGGGCGGAGCGCTGAACATGGTGTTCCACTCGTTTCTCGTAACGCTGCGCGAAGGGGTCGAAACCGTCTTCTTCTTCGCCGCCATCAGCGGCGGGGATATCGGCAAAGCGCTGCAAAGCTGGGGGGCGCTGCTCGGCATCGTCGCGGCGTTTGCGCTTGGGCATGTCGTGTTCCGCAGCACGCGCAAAATACCGCTCGGAAGCTTTTTTCGGGCGATCGGCTTCTTCCTCCTCCTTGTAGCCGCCGGTCTGATCGTGCAGGCGGTCGCCGTGCTGCAGGATATGCGGATTATCGGATCGGTCTATACGACGGCTGGCGGAGAGATCGGCCATTTGTACAACTTGGCGTGGCTGCTGCCCGAGCATCCGATCGACGAAGCGCATTATATCGCCGATACCGGACAGCATCCGCTGCTTCCCGGACAGATGGGCGTGTTCTTCAAAGCTTTTCTCGGATACAGCCAATCGCCTTCGGTCGAAGAGTTCCTGATTTACTGGCTGTACCTGTTCACCGTACTGGCGGTACTGGCCCGCAAGCGGAAGCTCGCCGCGCAGAACACGGAAGCGGCCCCGGCTACTTCGATTCATACGGCATAG
- a CDS encoding glycosyltransferase family 39 protein: MKNKRPGYDGGRRRIIASAALGVQALLLIGWTLLSLSRLNPYAAAWDEVDFALALQRFDLLAMQPHFPGYPYFVLGAKLVHYWISDPVLAYDILNVALTLSSSVPLWFVARRSLSPAMSGLTVLIVLTAPYLWLQTVSPMSEAAGIAALWWYLWFLLEAMRRGRRRWIFGALALFGVVMGIRLSFAPFGLGLVWLGLLQLVRWRREGKRLLPRAAAYAGAAAGAQLLWVAGLVFSEGGPAGFVQLAGAFVAGHFSEWGGGIAASPMPPAERLLRFAGGNVLWTGWFARSTALMLAAAALLLAAVLRAGAVRPPRADAPAPRAVRGAAARALGRAADLLRSPPPAAALAALGTAYAVWALLAQNIDKPRHITPLVGILWLLVLSAFRSIGHAAPHTASGPAAIPPHGQALSGPSATHVTDPPPSAALRWLQASGIALASLVLAVQTGVGIALLSKQAAERPAVYQLADEVKRLSALHDSKVVVYTWEEARVLEWNRTPPVYREIYTYPYFLAQLAAQPHAAVYLTDHVLDGFRKQAGTLAGHAKARARFESSTLTDPVYGTITLYEWIR; the protein is encoded by the coding sequence ATGAAGAACAAACGGCCCGGATATGACGGCGGGCGGCGGAGAATTATCGCTTCGGCAGCGCTGGGGGTACAGGCGCTGCTGCTGATCGGCTGGACGCTGCTGAGCTTAAGCCGGCTGAATCCGTATGCGGCAGCATGGGACGAGGTCGATTTTGCGCTCGCGCTTCAGCGGTTCGATTTGCTGGCGATGCAGCCGCATTTTCCGGGCTATCCTTATTTTGTGCTGGGGGCCAAGCTTGTTCATTACTGGATTTCCGACCCGGTACTCGCGTACGACATTCTGAACGTGGCGCTGACGTTATCTTCGTCGGTGCCGCTGTGGTTCGTCGCCCGGCGCAGTCTGTCGCCCGCGATGTCCGGGCTGACCGTGCTGATCGTGTTGACCGCCCCTTATTTGTGGCTGCAAACGGTAAGCCCGATGTCGGAAGCGGCGGGCATCGCCGCGCTGTGGTGGTATTTGTGGTTTTTGCTGGAGGCGATGCGCCGCGGGCGGCGGCGATGGATATTCGGCGCTCTGGCGCTGTTCGGAGTCGTGATGGGCATCCGGTTATCCTTCGCGCCGTTCGGGCTTGGGCTCGTATGGCTCGGACTGCTGCAGCTTGTGCGCTGGCGCCGCGAAGGCAAGCGGCTGCTCCCGCGGGCAGCCGCTTACGCGGGCGCGGCCGCGGGAGCGCAGCTGCTGTGGGTGGCCGGGCTCGTCTTCTCCGAAGGCGGCCCGGCCGGGTTTGTGCAGCTGGCCGGCGCTTTCGTGGCCGGCCACTTCAGCGAATGGGGAGGCGGAATCGCCGCCTCCCCGATGCCGCCCGCCGAGCGGCTGCTCCGCTTCGCCGGCGGCAACGTGCTGTGGACCGGGTGGTTCGCCCGGTCCACAGCACTGATGCTTGCGGCGGCGGCGCTGCTGCTCGCCGCCGTGCTGCGCGCCGGCGCGGTGCGCCCGCCGCGCGCAGATGCGCCGGCGCCGCGGGCGGTGCGCGGTGCCGCAGCCCGCGCGCTCGGCCGCGCGGCGGACCTGCTGCGCAGCCCGCCGCCGGCGGCGGCACTCGCGGCGCTTGGCACGGCCTACGCCGTGTGGGCGCTGCTCGCGCAAAACATCGACAAGCCGCGGCATATTACGCCGCTGGTCGGCATTCTGTGGCTGCTCGTGCTGTCGGCTTTTCGCAGCATCGGGCACGCCGCGCCGCACACGGCCTCCGGGCCGGCGGCCATCCCGCCGCACGGTCAGGCCCTTTCCGGGCCGTCCGCCACGCATGTCACCGATCCGCCGCCTTCCGCCGCTTTGCGGTGGCTGCAAGCGTCCGGGATTGCACTGGCTTCCCTTGTGCTTGCGGTGCAGACGGGAGTGGGTATCGCGCTGCTGTCGAAGCAGGCGGCGGAGCGGCCGGCCGTCTATCAGCTGGCCGATGAAGTGAAGCGGTTGTCGGCCTTGCACGATTCCAAAGTTGTCGTCTATACGTGGGAAGAAGCGCGTGTGCTGGAATGGAACCGGACGCCGCCGGTATACCGGGAAATTTACACGTATCCGTACTTTTTGGCGCAGCTCGCCGCCCAGCCGCATGCCGCCGTCTATTTGACCGATCATGTGCTGGACGGCTTCCGGAAGCAGGCGGGTACGCTCGCGGGCCATGCCAAGGCTAGGGCCAGGTTCGAAAGCAGCACACTCACCGATCCCGTATACGGGACGATTACGCTGTATGAATGGATACGTTGA
- a CDS encoding glycosyltransferase family 2 protein encodes MVVFLPAYNEEMNVAEVLPRVPRRIGGGWVVEVIVVDDGSTDGTVQAALAAGADAVLELGRNRGLGAAVRAGMAECVRRGADIGFMIDADNEYPPEQIPEVAAPIMDGTADYTMGSRFKGTIAGMKLHRRLGNVAFTLLQCVLLRRVIWDGQSGMRAFSREAMKAARIVHDYNYAQVLTLNLVRQGFRMVEVPIRYRVRTKGQSFIRFGAYMKAVVPAIWKEMRTPARRNVSKRQQADASLRRQNGLLGSEEGR; translated from the coding sequence ATGGTCGTATTTTTGCCGGCCTACAATGAGGAAATGAACGTTGCGGAGGTGCTTCCGCGCGTGCCGCGCCGCATTGGCGGCGGCTGGGTCGTGGAAGTGATCGTCGTCGACGACGGCTCGACGGACGGCACCGTTCAGGCGGCGCTTGCGGCCGGGGCGGATGCGGTGCTGGAGTTGGGAAGAAACCGCGGGCTGGGAGCTGCGGTGCGCGCGGGAATGGCCGAATGCGTCCGGCGCGGCGCCGATATCGGCTTCATGATCGATGCGGACAATGAATATCCGCCGGAGCAGATTCCCGAAGTAGCTGCCCCCATTATGGACGGTACGGCGGACTATACGATGGGCTCCCGGTTCAAAGGAACGATCGCGGGCATGAAGCTGCACCGGCGCCTCGGCAACGTGGCGTTTACGCTGCTGCAGTGCGTGCTGCTGCGGCGGGTCATTTGGGACGGGCAGTCGGGAATGCGCGCTTTTTCCAGAGAGGCGATGAAGGCGGCTCGCATTGTGCACGATTATAATTACGCCCAGGTGCTGACGCTGAATTTGGTCCGGCAGGGGTTCCGGATGGTCGAGGTGCCGATCCGTTACCGGGTTCGCACTAAGGGTCAGTCGTTCATCCGCTTCGGCGCCTATATGAAGGCGGTTGTACCCGCGATCTGGAAAGAGATGCGCACGCCGGCAAGACGGAACGTTTCAAAGCGGCAGCAGGCGGATGCTTCGCTGCGGCGGCAGAACGGTCTGCTCGGAAGCGAAGAGGGAAGATAG
- a CDS encoding alkaline phosphatase family protein — protein sequence MKKASGFEIVAARCWNLLNEGKPFTPIFATLVYALYHIRDWGDAAFWASFGIGALAALPLFVVYWLYDFPLFLRNYLWMPLVAALLLWRELPLAYGLYGTALALYFFFTVYFWGTFYYHLRIGTSWWNFTRFWKLVLKNSDSTSGNAQEQLPKFLLLLLVIDGAAQIYKGGVPGVAELGGGLGAGWSYALLAAGTALLAFVLHRNLFDWKPAEIKKYTNNVPVPERPVSGKVYVLVIDGMRKDRFEEADAPFLKKWRAQGTEYTAMETVYPARTVVCFSSMFTGTYPREHGITSNMVWKLGIRVESIFDSLRKVGRKGRLLGIAHLIDSMGDDVESVTAVMHNDEADRNIVERAKKIVAEQNPDLLVVQLIATDQTGHSRGALYDEYRQKIEEADRLLEDFVGWLERGGYAEDATFIVCADHGQADGIGGHGHLDEGERYVPFFMYGHGVRKGVKVEDKHSLVSVAPTIAYLLGAPYPDHSRGPVLAEAIAGLKDGGAGRSAAHGGVEAAKLPAKMA from the coding sequence ATGAAAAAAGCATCGGGCTTCGAAATCGTGGCGGCACGCTGCTGGAATTTGCTCAATGAAGGGAAACCTTTTACGCCGATTTTCGCGACCCTAGTTTATGCGCTCTATCATATCCGCGATTGGGGCGACGCCGCCTTCTGGGCTTCTTTCGGAATCGGAGCGCTCGCTGCGCTGCCGCTTTTTGTCGTGTACTGGCTGTACGATTTTCCGCTTTTTTTGCGCAATTATTTGTGGATGCCGCTCGTTGCCGCGCTGCTGCTGTGGAGAGAGCTGCCGCTCGCTTACGGCTTGTACGGGACGGCGCTGGCGCTGTATTTCTTTTTCACCGTCTACTTCTGGGGCACGTTCTATTACCATCTGCGAATCGGAACGTCATGGTGGAATTTCACTCGCTTCTGGAAGCTGGTGCTCAAAAACAGCGATTCGACAAGCGGCAACGCGCAGGAGCAGCTTCCGAAATTTTTGCTGCTGCTGCTCGTGATCGACGGTGCGGCGCAAATTTATAAGGGGGGCGTACCGGGGGTGGCCGAACTCGGCGGCGGGCTCGGAGCGGGCTGGTCCTATGCGCTGCTCGCGGCCGGGACGGCGCTGCTGGCGTTCGTGCTGCACCGCAATCTGTTCGACTGGAAGCCGGCTGAGATCAAGAAGTATACAAACAACGTGCCCGTGCCGGAGCGGCCGGTATCCGGGAAAGTATATGTGCTCGTCATCGACGGCATGCGGAAGGACCGGTTCGAAGAGGCGGACGCCCCTTTTCTGAAAAAATGGCGCGCTCAAGGGACGGAATATACGGCGATGGAGACGGTGTATCCGGCCCGGACGGTCGTCTGCTTCTCGTCGATGTTCACGGGAACCTACCCGCGCGAGCACGGCATCACATCCAATATGGTTTGGAAGCTGGGCATCCGGGTGGAATCGATTTTCGACAGCTTGCGCAAGGTGGGGCGAAAAGGCCGGCTGCTCGGCATCGCGCATCTGATCGACTCGATGGGCGACGACGTGGAGAGCGTGACGGCGGTGATGCATAACGACGAGGCCGACCGCAACATCGTGGAACGGGCGAAGAAGATCGTAGCGGAGCAAAATCCCGATCTGCTCGTCGTGCAGCTGATCGCGACCGATCAGACGGGTCACAGCCGCGGTGCGCTGTATGACGAATACCGGCAAAAGATCGAGGAAGCGGACCGTCTGCTGGAGGATTTTGTCGGCTGGCTGGAGCGCGGCGGTTATGCCGAGGATGCCACGTTCATCGTCTGCGCCGATCACGGCCAGGCGGACGGCATCGGCGGCCACGGGCATTTGGACGAAGGGGAGCGGTACGTGCCGTTTTTCATGTACGGCCATGGCGTGCGCAAAGGCGTCAAGGTGGAGGACAAGCATTCCCTCGTTTCGGTCGCGCCGACGATTGCGTATTTGCTGGGCGCGCCGTATCCGGACCACAGCCGCGGACCGGTGCTGGCGGAGGCGATTGCCGGATTAAAGGACGGTGGAGCGGGTCGTTCCGCCGCTCACGGCGGGGTTGAAGCGGCAAAGCTTCCCGCCAAAATGGCCTAG